GTCTGGTCGCCCCCGCCGGCCTGTACGCCGGGGCGCTCTACGTGGTCGGCCCGAACGCCGACCCGACCATCTGGCCTACGGTGGCGTTCGCCGCGGCGGGAGCGGTGGCGCTCGCCGCGGGCGGGCGGCCGAACCAGCCGGTCCCGGGCGGGTCCGGCCCCGGTTCCGAGCTTCCCCCGGCGGTCCGGGCCAGCATGCGGCTCCGGCTGCTCGCCAGCACCGCCGCCGGACTGGCCGTGGTGATCGGGCTGGCCGCCCTGCTGGCACCGCTGGTGGCCCGCCAGGTCGGCACCACCCCGGTCGACCCGCGCCGTTACGTGCAACCACCGCAGGTGGAGAGCCTCGACGAGAACCCGCTCATCCGGATCTCCGGCTGGGCGTTGAGTCCGGAGCAGAAGCTGCTCGACGTGATCACCTCCGGTGTACCGGTGCCGGCCGGTCCGGCTACCGGAGCCCCGACCGGCGGTGCCGAACCCTCCCCGGCCGACGGCGAGGCGCCGGATGGGCAGGACCCGGTCGAGGAGCTGGAACGGACCCGCGCGGTACGGATCCGACTCGCCGTGCTGAACGACTACGACGGGGTGACCTGGCGGGTCGGCGCCACGTACCGCAACGCCGGGCGGGTGCTGCCGGCGGCGGAGTCCCTGCCCGACGTTCCGACGGAACGGGTCGAGCAGCAGATCACCATCGACGGGCTGGCCGGACGGCTGCTGCCCGCCGTACCCACTCCGCGCGAGGTGACCGGCGCCCGGGTGGCGTACGACCAGAGCAGCGGCACCATGATCCAACCCGACGGGCTGCGCTCCGGGCTGGCCTACTCGGTCACCTCGGTACGCGAGCGCCCCGACTACAACCTGCTGCCGGCGGCGAACGTGCCGTCCGGTGACGCGGTCGCCCGGTTCCTCCGGGTGGAGGCCGGTGCGCCCGAGCAACTCCAGCGGCTCGCCACCCAGCTCGCCGAGGATAACGGTGCCCCGTACGAGCGGGCCGCGGCGATCGAGAGCTTCCTCGCCGAGCACTACCGGGTGGTCCCGGACGCACCGAGCGGGCACGCCTATCCGAACCTCAACTTCTTCCTCTTCGGCCCGAGCAACGGTGGCGGGCAACGCGGCACCTCGGAGCAGTTCGCCGCCTCGTTCGCCGTACTGGCCCGGATGATGGGCCTGCCCAGCCGGGTGGTGGTCGGCTTCCAGTCGTCCACCGGCAGCGGACCGGTACGCGCCGCGGACGCGCTCGCCTGGCCGGAGGTGCTCTTCGACGGGCTCGGCTGGGTGCCGTTCAACCCGCTGCCGAAGCCGAACACCAAACCCCGGCCGGTCGAGGAGGACTTCAAGCCGGAGCCGGAGGACCCGACCCCGCCACCGGACGAGGCCAGCGCGACCGCCGAACCCACCCCGAGCGGTACGCCCGACCCGGCCGCCGCCCCGAGCCGGCGCGGCGGCCCGGGCACACCGGTGCTGGTCGGTGGCGGTACCGGCGGCCTGTTACTGGTGCTGGCCGGGCTGGCAACGGTGGTCGTCAGCCTGCGGCGGGCCCAGCGGCGCCGCCGGCTCGCCGACGGTTCGCCGGCGCAACGGATCTACGGTGCCTGGCGGGAGGTGACCGACGCGTTGCGGCTGGCCGGCCGACCGGTGCCGAACCACCTGGCGGCGACCGAGGTCGCGGAGCACGCCCGGTCCAGCCTCCGGGGCGCGACCGACCCGTCGGCTCCGACCGGCCCAACCGGCTCGGCCGGCTCCGTCGGCTCGGCCGGCTCCGTCGGCTCCGTCGGCTCCGTCGGCTCCGTCGGCTCCGTCGGCTCAGCCGGCTCCGTCGGCCCAACCGCCCCAGCCGGCCCCGTCGGCTCAGCCGGCGATGCTCGGGACCTGGCGCAGGCACCGGCCGGCCCGACGGATCCGGCCCGGCCGGGGGCGCTGCGCCACGCCGTTCCACCGATCGACGATCTGGCCGTCCTGGTGAACCTGGCCGCGTTCGCGCCGGGCAACGCCACCGACGACGAGGCCCGCCGGGCTGCCGAGCTGGCGCTGACGTACGCGGACGAGCTGCGTGCAGGCCGGCCGTGGTGGCGGCGGGTGCTCTGGTCCCTGCATCCCGGCCCGCTGCGCTGGCGGAGCTGACCGGCTCAGCTGGTTCCTCCGGTCGCCGGGCCGAGCTGGGCGATCGTCGTGGCCAGCGCCGCGGCTCCGCCGGCCGCCAGCTCCGGGGTGGGCAGCAGGGCGAGCACCGGAATGTCCACTCCGGCCGCCGCGTACCGCTCGATCCCGGCCCGGCAGGCCTCCGGTGAGCCGTGCACCACCAGGGCGTCGACCAGCTCGTCCGGGACCAGCTCGCCGGCTCCTCGGCGGTCGCCGGCCGACCAGGCCCGCCACATCGGACCGAGTACCGGCTCCCGGCCGAGCCAGCGGTGGAACTCGGCGTACGCCGGCACGGTCAGGTAGGTGGTGATCAGCCGGCGGCCCACCGCGCGGGCGTGTTGGACGTCCTCGGTGGGGCAGACGAAGATCCGGGCAGCGACCTCGAAGCCGGCCCGGCGCTCACCCAGCTCGGTCAGGACCGTCGGTACGTCCTGCGCGGCGAGCCAGTTGAGGATGGTGCCGTCCGCCTCGGCACCGGCCAGCCGCAGCATCCGGGGGCGCAACGCGGCCAGCAGGATCGGCGGCGGTACGACCGGCGGCCGCTCCAACCGGAACCGCCGTACGGTGAAGGTGTCGTACACCTCGTCGACCAGTTCGCCCCGCAGTGCCGCGCGCAGGAAGCGCAGCATGTCCCGGGTCCGCCGGAACGGCTCGACGAACCGGGCGGCGTTCCAGTCCTGGACCAGCACCGGGGACGACGCCCCGATGCCGAGCGAGAACCGTCCCGGCGCGGCTTCGGCCAGGGCCGCCGCGCTCATCGCCAGCAGGCCGGGCCCACGGGTGTAGACCGGCGCGATCGCGGTGCCGAGCCGCACGTCCGGTTGCCATGCGGCGGCGAGCGCCAACGGCGTGAACGCGTCGCTGCCGGCCACCTCGGAGGACCACAGGTCGGTGAACCCGGCTTCCACGAGTGCGGCGTAGATCGCGGCGTGCCCGGCGAGCGGGACGCCGCTCAGCGGCACGGTCATCCCCCAGCGTGTGGTCATCGGTCGATGGTGCCTGGTCGATCGCCGGCCCGGCAAGATCCCGCGCCGGTATCCCCGGAACCAGGCCCGATCTTGTAGCCTCGGCCGCGTGACGTTCTCGATAGTCGCGCGGTCCGACGACGGCAGGATGCACGGCGTCGCGGTGGCGAGCAAGTTCCTCGGGGTCGGCGCCCTGGTGCCCGCCGCCGAGGCCGAGGTGGGCGCGCTGGCCACCCAGGCGTACGCCAACCTGGCCTACCGGCCGCAGGGACTCGCCTTCCTCCGTACGGGTCTGGCCGCGGCCGACGTGGTGGCCGGGCTGGTCGCCGCAGACCCGGGCCGGGCGCAGCGGCAACTCGGGGTGGTCGGCGTCGACGGCGAGGGCGCCAGCTACACCGGGCCGGGCTGCACCGACTGGGCCGGTGGGCAGGCCGGTACCGGCTGGGCGGTCCAGGGCAACATCCTGACCGGCCCGGAGGTGCTGGACGAGATGCGCGACGCGTGGCTGGGCCTCGCCGACCGGACCTTCGCGGAACGCCTCCTCGGGGCGCTGGCCGCCGGCGACCGGGCCGGCGGCGACCGCCGTGGCCGGCAGAGCGCGGCGCTGCTGGTGGTCGCCCGGGGCGGCGGGTACGGCGGCGGCAGCGACGTCGTGCTGGACCTGCGGGTGGACGACCATCCCGAGCCGGTGCCGGAGTTGGCCCGCCTGCTGGACGTGCACACCCTGCTCTTCGGCCGGCCCGATCCGCAGACGCTGCTCGACCTTACCGGTGACCTCGCCGACGAGGTGGCGGTGCTGCTCGGCGTGCGGGGCTATCCCGACGACGGCTCCGGGCTGGACGACCGGCTCGCCGCCTGGGCCGGGGTGGAGAACCTGGAGGAGCGCCTGGTGCCCGCCCGGATCGACCCGGTCGTGCTGGCCCACCTGCGCGCCCGGTCCTGACCCGGCGACGGGGGCACCGGCGGGATCACCCGAAGGTCGGCCAGCGTACGTCCCGACGGTCGATCTCGGCCCGTTCGGCGTCGGTGAGCGGCCATCTACCGGTGGCCTTGGCGATCAGCGTCAGCCGGTCCCAGCCCAGCTCGTCGGCGAGTCCGGCACCCGCCGCGCCCGCCGCCCGATCCAGCAGACCACTGATCAGGTCGGCGGCCGGCGTGGTCAACCACGGCTCCCGCCCGAGCGCGCTCGCCAGGTCCAGCCCGTGTACGCCCAACTCCACCACCCGGGTCACCAGGAACTCGTCGAGCGTCATCGGGTCGCCGTGCCTCGTGCGTACCAGCCGGTCGGGTTCTGCCTTGGCGCTGGCCGCGTACGCCGCCCGCCAGGTGCGGTCGAAGTCCTCCGCCAGCGCGCGACCGCTGTCGAACTCGGCGCCCTCCCGCCGCGCGGTGTCGACCCGGGCGGCGTCGGTCTCCGGGGCGAACTTCGCCGGCCCGAAGTAGTCCGCGGCGTCGACCTCGGCACCCGGCGGCGCGGGCGCGGCGAGCATGCCGATCACCCGGCCGGCGCCGGTACGCACATGGGCCGCCAGATCCCGGACGTTCCACGGCGGACAGCCGGTGGGGCGCAGCTGGTCCGCCTCGGTCAGCTCGGCCAGTACGTCGGAGAGCCGCCCGGCCTCCGCCGCGAAGGCGTCCCGTACCAACATCCCGGGAACGCTAGCCGACGGCGGGTCGGTCGGCGTCGGCCGTGTGCCGGGGAACCACCCGGTGCATGGTGAGCAGCACCAGGGCGGTCACCACGGCGGCGGTTCCGGCGATGCCGGCCGCGCTGCCGCCGTACGCGACCAGGAGCTGGTGGCGGTCGAACTCCGGCATCGGCGTCGAGCGCGCACCGTCGGTCCAGCCGATGGCGATCGCGGCGGCCAGCAGCAGGGCCAGGCCGCCGATGGCCAGCACGCTGAACACCCGACGGTTTCCGTCGGCGGGTTCGACCTGCAGGTCGTCGCCCTGCCTCAGCAGCAGTACGAAGCTGGCCGCGGTTGCCCAGGCCCCGACGATCAGCAGTGCCGTCACGGAGTCGCTGGGCCGGTGCCAGCCGGCCGACAGGGTGGCGACCCCGGCCGCCGCGGCGTACCCGGCGCCGACCAGCGCGCCCCAGCCACGGACCCGGGGCGGCAGCACCATGACCAGCGCGATCGCCACCGAGGCGGCCACCGTGGTGTGTCCACTGGGCAGGCTGTTGCCGGCCGTCTCGCGCTCCGGGTCGACGCCGAAGTCGGGCCGCTCGATGAAGTACTTGAGGGCCTGGGTGGTCACGTTCGCGCCCGCGATGAGCAGTACGGTCACCACCGCCAGCAGAAACCGCCGGCGGATCAGCGCGATGAACCCGATGACCGCGGTGGCGGCCACCAGCGACAGCAGGGAGACCGCGTTGAGCACCCCGCCGATAATGCCCTCGATCCGCTCCCGCCCGATCGAGTTGCCGTTCAGCGCGATCGTGTCGAGCAGTTGGCCCTGCTCGGTGCCGACGGCGAACCGCCAGACGACGACAACCGTCATTATCTGCACCGCGGTCAGCACGACCAGCCAGGCGCCTGTCAGGATCCTGCTCCGCCCACGCACGCGGCACACCGTAGCGGACGTGCCGGACATGCCCGGCACCGCACCCTCCGGGTACCACGCTCGGATCGGGACAGCAAGAAGCAGGAGGGGCCGCCACGGGGGAAGCGGCCCCTCCTGCTCTCTGCCACGATACTCCGTCCCGGCGCAGACGGCACGACGGGCTGACTGAAAACTCAGGATCCGGCGTACGGCGGAGCCGGACGTTTCGCCCCGGACTCCTCCGGGTGGCAAGCCAAACGGGCGGCACCGGAGGTACCGCCCGTCCGTGGTCTTACCGCTGGTCCGGCAGGTACTGCCGGAGGAGGGAGTGGCGGGCCGGCCGGACCGCTGCGTTGGCCAATCCGGCCGGGCCCGCCACGTGTGGCCTGACCGTGGGAATCAGGCCCGTCTGGGAACCGGGATCAACCGATCAGCCGGTCGTAGTCGTGCAGTGCCATCGCCACGTCGATCTGCGCCCAGAAGCGGTGGTAGTTGAACGTCGGCACCGCGCCGCCGTTCAGGTACGCCTCCACCTTGGGCCAGTCCGGGTCCTCCTCGAGGAACGAACGGATGCTCAGGAAGGTGGACTGGGAGTTGATCGGGTCACCGTTCGGCATCGTGCCGGTGAAGCTCGACGGGACGTACAGGCCCTGGCCGGTGCTGGAGTTGTAGGTGTCGTCGAACCGGTTGTAGTCCGCCTTCGACTCCGTCACCGACACGCCCAGGTCGTCCTTGTGCTGCAGGACGGCGTCGAGCAGCGCCTTGGCCATGGTCTTGGCGCCCGCGTGGTCGGCCTTGGCACC
The nucleotide sequence above comes from Plantactinospora soyae. Encoded proteins:
- a CDS encoding DUF3488 and transglutaminase-like domain-containing protein; translated protein: MIGLAGTVLGRVYAGPLLTQLVLGAAVGSVGVSVAARRLPSWLVAPLSVGALLGYTAFALWFTAQRADLPGALGTVATDAARNGIPRLLTALIPVEPMPDTVIVPLVTAWLAGLAGAEVGIRASRVLLGLVAPAGLYAGALYVVGPNADPTIWPTVAFAAAGAVALAAGGRPNQPVPGGSGPGSELPPAVRASMRLRLLASTAAGLAVVIGLAALLAPLVARQVGTTPVDPRRYVQPPQVESLDENPLIRISGWALSPEQKLLDVITSGVPVPAGPATGAPTGGAEPSPADGEAPDGQDPVEELERTRAVRIRLAVLNDYDGVTWRVGATYRNAGRVLPAAESLPDVPTERVEQQITIDGLAGRLLPAVPTPREVTGARVAYDQSSGTMIQPDGLRSGLAYSVTSVRERPDYNLLPAANVPSGDAVARFLRVEAGAPEQLQRLATQLAEDNGAPYERAAAIESFLAEHYRVVPDAPSGHAYPNLNFFLFGPSNGGGQRGTSEQFAASFAVLARMMGLPSRVVVGFQSSTGSGPVRAADALAWPEVLFDGLGWVPFNPLPKPNTKPRPVEEDFKPEPEDPTPPPDEASATAEPTPSGTPDPAAAPSRRGGPGTPVLVGGGTGGLLLVLAGLATVVVSLRRAQRRRRLADGSPAQRIYGAWREVTDALRLAGRPVPNHLAATEVAEHARSSLRGATDPSAPTGPTGSAGSVGSAGSVGSVGSVGSVGSVGSAGSVGPTAPAGPVGSAGDARDLAQAPAGPTDPARPGALRHAVPPIDDLAVLVNLAAFAPGNATDDEARRAAELALTYADELRAGRPWWRRVLWSLHPGPLRWRS
- a CDS encoding LLM class F420-dependent oxidoreductase — encoded protein: MTVPLSGVPLAGHAAIYAALVEAGFTDLWSSEVAGSDAFTPLALAAAWQPDVRLGTAIAPVYTRGPGLLAMSAAALAEAAPGRFSLGIGASSPVLVQDWNAARFVEPFRRTRDMLRFLRAALRGELVDEVYDTFTVRRFRLERPPVVPPPILLAALRPRMLRLAGAEADGTILNWLAAQDVPTVLTELGERRAGFEVAARIFVCPTEDVQHARAVGRRLITTYLTVPAYAEFHRWLGREPVLGPMWRAWSAGDRRGAGELVPDELVDALVVHGSPEACRAGIERYAAAGVDIPVLALLPTPELAAGGAAALATTIAQLGPATGGTS
- a CDS encoding DUF1028 domain-containing protein; this translates as MTFSIVARSDDGRMHGVAVASKFLGVGALVPAAEAEVGALATQAYANLAYRPQGLAFLRTGLAAADVVAGLVAADPGRAQRQLGVVGVDGEGASYTGPGCTDWAGGQAGTGWAVQGNILTGPEVLDEMRDAWLGLADRTFAERLLGALAAGDRAGGDRRGRQSAALLVVARGGGYGGGSDVVLDLRVDDHPEPVPELARLLDVHTLLFGRPDPQTLLDLTGDLADEVAVLLGVRGYPDDGSGLDDRLAAWAGVENLEERLVPARIDPVVLAHLRARS
- a CDS encoding maleylpyruvate isomerase N-terminal domain-containing protein — its product is MLVRDAFAAEAGRLSDVLAELTEADQLRPTGCPPWNVRDLAAHVRTGAGRVIGMLAAPAPPGAEVDAADYFGPAKFAPETDAARVDTARREGAEFDSGRALAEDFDRTWRAAYAASAKAEPDRLVRTRHGDPMTLDEFLVTRVVELGVHGLDLASALGREPWLTTPAADLISGLLDRAAGAAGAGLADELGWDRLTLIAKATGRWPLTDAERAEIDRRDVRWPTFG
- a CDS encoding phosphatase PAP2 family protein → MSGTSATVCRVRGRSRILTGAWLVVLTAVQIMTVVVVWRFAVGTEQGQLLDTIALNGNSIGRERIEGIIGGVLNAVSLLSLVAATAVIGFIALIRRRFLLAVVTVLLIAGANVTTQALKYFIERPDFGVDPERETAGNSLPSGHTTVAASVAIALVMVLPPRVRGWGALVGAGYAAAAGVATLSAGWHRPSDSVTALLIVGAWATAASFVLLLRQGDDLQVEPADGNRRVFSVLAIGGLALLLAAAIAIGWTDGARSTPMPEFDRHQLLVAYGGSAAGIAGTAAVVTALVLLTMHRVVPRHTADADRPAVG